From Carettochelys insculpta isolate YL-2023 chromosome 22, ASM3395843v1, whole genome shotgun sequence, one genomic window encodes:
- the ATAT1 gene encoding alpha-tubulin N-acetyltransferase 1 isoform X2, protein MEFPFDVDALLGERITAVDQRLQPPGRRGSGYTAAHRADLQQQLMTIIDEMGKASAKAQNLPAPITSASRMQTNHHVLYILKDNEVKTAGKGAIIGFLKVGYKKLFLLDRQGAHNEVEPLCVLDFYIHESLQRHGYGKELFQYVLQRERVQPHQLAVDRPSEKLLCFLRKHYNLRGTIPQVNNFVIFEGFFADQHAPVRKLPAKRPEEEIKPYSLTDREFLKEEVEPPWPFNQSRSLTRSSSLGNSPVRTCLKPFLNEQELLRNLRLCPPHSTAHHLLNGEPAGAAAQRRRTSSLTRSENTSR, encoded by the exons ATGGAGTTCCCCTTCGATGTGGACGCGCTGCTCGGGGAGCGGATCACGGCGGTGGACCAGCGCCTCCAGCCGCCGGGCCGCAGGGGGTCCGGCTACACCGCGGCCCACAG GGCagatctccagcagcagctcatGACGATCATAGACGAGATGGGCAAGGCCTCGGCCAAG GCGCAGAACCTGCCAGCCCCCATCACTAGTGCCTCGCGGATGCAAACCAACCACCACGTTCTCTACATCCTGAAGGACAATGAAGTGAAGAC CGCTGGGAAAGGGGCCATCATCGGCTTCCTCAAGGTCGGCTACAAGAAGCTCTTTCTGCTG gatcGCCAGGGGGCTCACAACGAGGTGGAGCCGCTGTGCGTGTTGGACTTCTACATCCACGAGTCGCTGCAGAGGCACGGCTATGGGAAGGAGCTTTTCCAGTACGTGCTGCAG CGTGAACGAGTGCAGCCACACCAGCTGGCTGTGGACCGCCCCTCAGAGAAACTCCTCTGTTTCCTTCGCAAACACTACAACCTTCGGGGGACCATCCCCCAG GTGAACAACTTCGTGATCTTCGAGGGTTTCTTTGCTGACCAGCACG CTCCGGTGAGGAAGTTGCCTGCAAAGCGGCCGGAGGAGGAGATAAAGCCCTACTCTCTAACAGACCGAGAGT TCctgaaggaggaggtggagccacCCTGGCCCTTCAACCAGTCGCGCTCGCTGACCCgctccagcagcctgggcaacTCGCCAGTGCGCACCTGCCTCAAGCCCTTCCTTAACGAGCAGGAGCTGCTGCGCAACCTGCGCCTCTGCCCGCCTCACTCCACCGCCCACCACCTGCTCAATGGGGAGCCGGCCGGGGCGGCCGCCCAGCGGCGGAGAACCAG ctccctcaccCGCTCGGAAAACACAAGTCGCTGA
- the ATAT1 gene encoding alpha-tubulin N-acetyltransferase 1 isoform X1 — MEFPFDVDALLGERITAVDQRLQPPGRRGSGYTAAHRADLQQQLMTIIDEMGKASAKAQNLPAPITSASRMQTNHHVLYILKDNEVKTAGKGAIIGFLKVGYKKLFLLDRQGAHNEVEPLCVLDFYIHESLQRHGYGKELFQYVLQRERVQPHQLAVDRPSEKLLCFLRKHYNLRGTIPQVNNFVIFEGFFADQHAPVRKLPAKRPEEEIKPYSLTDREFLKEEVEPPWPFNQSRSLTRSSSLGNSPVRTCLKPFLNEQELLRNLRLCPPHSTAHHLLNGEPAGAAAQRRRTRGSAGRQDGLTAQRNSYSRYGHPAPSPDRGASGTEQRAEGSREPLTRLQDSEGRLASTVISSQDLSLPALLPQPGGTVCLAESTSPPTEPALEDRTKSQRLQAALKSKLSSRADLVDCLSPRLGSRWYDPAAVSWGKRLSRTVAGVSWDAQWIRYKQEYRSTRPW; from the exons ATGGAGTTCCCCTTCGATGTGGACGCGCTGCTCGGGGAGCGGATCACGGCGGTGGACCAGCGCCTCCAGCCGCCGGGCCGCAGGGGGTCCGGCTACACCGCGGCCCACAG GGCagatctccagcagcagctcatGACGATCATAGACGAGATGGGCAAGGCCTCGGCCAAG GCGCAGAACCTGCCAGCCCCCATCACTAGTGCCTCGCGGATGCAAACCAACCACCACGTTCTCTACATCCTGAAGGACAATGAAGTGAAGAC CGCTGGGAAAGGGGCCATCATCGGCTTCCTCAAGGTCGGCTACAAGAAGCTCTTTCTGCTG gatcGCCAGGGGGCTCACAACGAGGTGGAGCCGCTGTGCGTGTTGGACTTCTACATCCACGAGTCGCTGCAGAGGCACGGCTATGGGAAGGAGCTTTTCCAGTACGTGCTGCAG CGTGAACGAGTGCAGCCACACCAGCTGGCTGTGGACCGCCCCTCAGAGAAACTCCTCTGTTTCCTTCGCAAACACTACAACCTTCGGGGGACCATCCCCCAG GTGAACAACTTCGTGATCTTCGAGGGTTTCTTTGCTGACCAGCACG CTCCGGTGAGGAAGTTGCCTGCAAAGCGGCCGGAGGAGGAGATAAAGCCCTACTCTCTAACAGACCGAGAGT TCctgaaggaggaggtggagccacCCTGGCCCTTCAACCAGTCGCGCTCGCTGACCCgctccagcagcctgggcaacTCGCCAGTGCGCACCTGCCTCAAGCCCTTCCTTAACGAGCAGGAGCTGCTGCGCAACCTGCGCCTCTGCCCGCCTCACTCCACCGCCCACCACCTGCTCAATGGGGAGCCGGCCGGGGCGGCCGCCCAGCGGCGGAGAACCAG GGGTAGCGCAGGGAGGCAGGACGGTCTGACGGCCCAGCGGAATTCCTACAGCCGCTACGGGCACCCCGCCCCATCGCCTGATCGTGGGGCCAGCGGCACAGAGCAAAGAGCAG AGGGCAGCCGAGAGCCACTAACGAGACTTCAGGACTCAGAAGGCCG GTTGGCCAGCACGGTGATCTCCAGCCAGGATCTGTCACTGccagccctccttccccagccaggtGGGACGGTCTGTCTCGCCGAgagcacctcccctcccaccgAGCCGGCCCTGGAAGACAGGACTAAGAGCCAAAGGCTCCAGGCAGCCCTGAAGTCAAAACTCTCCAGCCGAGCAGATCTTGTGGACTGCCTCTCTCCACGGCTCGGCAGCAGGTGGTACGACCCAGCCGCGGTGTCGTGGGGGAAGCGGCTGTCTCGGACGGTAGCAGGAGTCTCATGGGATGCCCAGTGGATCCGTTACAAACAGGAGTATCGCAGCACCAGGCCCTGGTGA